The following are from one region of the Streptomyces decoyicus genome:
- a CDS encoding carbohydrate kinase family protein, whose translation MIVVAGEALIDLVPSPQATPPSVPGTGGTPASDARLPALLPRRGGGPYNTAVALGRLGSPAAFCSRISTDAFGEALLQGLRGGGVDTSLVQRGGEPTTLAVADISPDGSAGYGFYADGTADRLFTLPPALPAAARALSLGTCSLVLEPGASAYESLLRREAGRGVFTALDPNIRPGLIPDPAAYRARFRSWLPDLALLKLSEEDALWLAGSGAAPGGGWEAVTAAAKEWLGAGPAAIVLTRGGDGLTVLTRGGTELTVPGERVTVVDTIGAGDTVNAALLHRLDAHDALSYAAVAGLGDDDWRDILRFAARAAAVTCSRAGAEPPFATELAA comes from the coding sequence GTGATCGTCGTCGCCGGCGAGGCACTGATCGACCTCGTCCCCAGCCCGCAGGCCACTCCCCCGTCCGTGCCGGGCACCGGAGGTACCCCCGCGTCGGACGCCCGGCTGCCGGCGCTGCTGCCGCGGCGCGGCGGCGGTCCGTACAACACCGCGGTCGCGCTGGGACGGCTGGGCTCGCCTGCCGCGTTCTGCTCGCGGATCTCGACCGACGCCTTCGGCGAAGCGCTGCTCCAGGGGCTGCGCGGCGGTGGTGTGGACACCTCTTTGGTGCAGCGCGGCGGTGAGCCGACCACGCTCGCCGTGGCGGACATCAGCCCCGACGGGTCGGCGGGCTACGGCTTCTACGCCGACGGCACCGCCGACCGGCTCTTCACCCTGCCGCCCGCGCTGCCCGCCGCGGCCCGCGCGCTCTCCCTGGGCACCTGCTCGCTCGTGCTGGAACCGGGGGCGAGTGCGTACGAGTCCCTGCTGCGCCGCGAGGCCGGGCGCGGTGTCTTCACCGCGCTCGACCCCAACATCCGGCCCGGTCTGATCCCGGACCCGGCCGCCTACCGGGCCCGCTTCCGTTCCTGGCTCCCCGACCTGGCCCTGCTGAAGCTGTCGGAGGAGGACGCCCTGTGGCTGGCCGGGTCCGGCGCCGCGCCGGGCGGCGGCTGGGAGGCGGTCACCGCGGCGGCGAAGGAGTGGCTGGGCGCGGGGCCCGCGGCGATCGTCCTCACCCGTGGCGGGGATGGTCTGACGGTGCTGACGCGGGGCGGCACCGAGCTGACGGTCCCCGGTGAGCGGGTCACCGTCGTCGACACCATCGGCGCCGGCGACACGGTCAACGCCGCACTCCTGCACCGCCTGGACGCCCACGACGCACTCTCCTACGCCGCCGTCGCCGGCCTCGGCGATGACGACTGGCGCGACATCCTGCGCTTCGCCGCCCGCGCGGCCGCCGTCACCTGCTCCCGCGCGGGCGCGGAACCGCCGTTCGCCACGGAGCTGGCGGCGTAG
- a CDS encoding papain-like cysteine protease family protein, translating into MTRAPHARRSRRRRLSAAALTAAALTLLTGTTAASAAPLAPPAHAATTAEQAAAPRTANRLGVSMQAQEQTNWCWAGSGNTIAAWYGRNYSQNQFCNAAFQRQQGTACPNDQATLGNVQNAFAWMGLNSGSYVSGWLRYDTVRSEIDANRPIETRIQWSSGGGHMHVIYGYDTDRHWVYWGDPWATNNRYNWGDFDYYVNGSSFAWTHSLYRIGA; encoded by the coding sequence ATGACTCGTGCACCCCACGCACGCCGTTCCCGCCGCAGACGGCTGTCGGCCGCCGCGCTCACCGCCGCCGCACTCACCCTGCTCACCGGGACGACCGCCGCCTCGGCAGCGCCCCTCGCGCCCCCGGCGCACGCTGCCACCACCGCGGAGCAGGCCGCCGCCCCGCGCACCGCCAACCGCCTCGGCGTCTCCATGCAGGCCCAGGAGCAGACCAACTGGTGCTGGGCAGGATCCGGCAACACCATCGCGGCCTGGTACGGCAGGAACTACAGCCAGAACCAGTTCTGCAACGCCGCCTTCCAGCGCCAGCAGGGCACGGCCTGCCCCAACGACCAGGCCACCCTCGGCAATGTGCAGAACGCGTTCGCCTGGATGGGCCTCAACTCCGGTTCCTACGTGAGCGGTTGGCTCCGCTACGACACCGTGCGGAGCGAGATCGACGCCAACCGGCCCATCGAGACCCGCATCCAGTGGTCCTCCGGCGGTGGCCACATGCATGTGATTTACGGATATGACACGGATCGCCATTGGGTTTACTGGGGTGATCCATGGGCGACCAACAATCGCTACAACTGGGGCGATTTCGACTACTACGTGAACGGCAGCTCCTTCGCCTGGACACACTCCCTGTACCGGATAGGAGCCTGA
- a CDS encoding Rieske (2Fe-2S) protein, which produces MSQSPARRTVLRGAALAGAAGFGLAACSPGDSGANASAVPSEPVELGAAAEVPVGGAKLYREDRLVVSQPAKGTFKCFSAKCTHAGCILAEVEKEEGNCPCHGSRFDVTTGKVLQGPATEPLPEVPVKAEGGKLIAG; this is translated from the coding sequence ATGAGCCAGTCCCCCGCCCGCCGCACCGTGCTGCGGGGGGCCGCGCTCGCCGGCGCCGCCGGCTTCGGTCTGGCGGCCTGCTCGCCGGGGGACTCGGGCGCGAACGCCTCGGCGGTGCCCTCCGAGCCGGTCGAACTCGGGGCCGCCGCCGAGGTACCGGTCGGCGGCGCCAAGCTCTACCGCGAGGACCGGCTCGTGGTGTCGCAGCCCGCCAAGGGCACCTTCAAATGCTTCAGCGCCAAGTGCACCCACGCCGGCTGCATCCTGGCCGAGGTCGAGAAGGAAGAGGGCAACTGCCCCTGCCACGGCAGCCGCTTCGACGTCACCACCGGCAAGGTCCTCCAGGGGCCGGCGACCGAGCCGCTGCCCGAGGTCCCGGTCAAGGCCGAGGGCGGCAAGCTGATCGCTGGCTGA
- the uvrC gene encoding excinuclease ABC subunit UvrC: MADPSSYRPKPGQIPDSPGVYKFRDEHGRVIYVGKAKSLRQRLANYFQDLAGLHPRTRTMVTTAASVEWTVVSTEVEALQLEYSWIKEFDPRFNVKYRDDKSYPYLAVTLNEEFPRVQVMRGAKKKGVRYFGPYGHAWAIRETVDLMLRVFPVRTCSAGVFKRSAQIGRPCLLGYIGKCSAPCVGRISPEEHHELAEEFCDFMAGRTGAYIRRLERGMQEAAEEMEYERAARLRDDIGALKRAMEKSAVVLADATDADLIAVAEDELEAAVQIFHVRGGRVRGQRGWVTDKVEAVTTSGLVEHALQQLYGEERGDAVPKEVLVPALPEPVEPIAQWLSQRRGSQVSLRIPQRGDKKDLMATVGRNAQQALGLHKTKRASDLTTRSRALEEIAGALGLDAVPLRIECFDISHLQGDDVVASMVVFEDGLARKSEYRRFQIKSFQGQDDVRSMHEVIGRRFKRYLQEKQKSGEWTEEPADDARVDDNGTTAATVPAGTDDLEPDPMAGRPTDEDGRPKRFAYPPQLVVVDGGAPQVAAARRALDELGIDDVAVCGLAKRLEEVWLPEEDDPVVLPRSSEGLYLLQRVRDEAHRFAIAYQRSKRTKRLKSSPLDAVAGLGATRRQALLKHFGSLKKLRAATVDEICEVPGVGRKTAETVAAALAGAAPSAPAVNTATGEIIEDDGVPPAALSAERGQER; encoded by the coding sequence ATGGCAGACCCCAGCAGCTATCGACCCAAGCCGGGACAGATCCCCGACTCGCCGGGGGTCTATAAGTTCCGCGACGAACACGGCCGGGTCATCTACGTCGGCAAGGCCAAGAGCCTGCGCCAGCGCCTGGCCAACTACTTCCAGGACCTGGCCGGCCTCCATCCGCGGACGCGCACGATGGTCACCACCGCCGCCTCCGTGGAGTGGACCGTCGTCTCCACCGAGGTCGAGGCGCTCCAGCTCGAATACAGCTGGATCAAGGAGTTCGACCCGCGCTTCAACGTCAAGTACCGCGACGACAAGAGCTATCCGTACCTCGCGGTGACCCTCAACGAGGAGTTCCCCCGCGTCCAGGTCATGCGCGGCGCCAAGAAGAAGGGCGTGCGCTACTTCGGTCCGTACGGCCACGCCTGGGCCATCCGCGAGACCGTCGACCTGATGCTGCGCGTCTTCCCGGTACGGACGTGCTCCGCCGGTGTCTTCAAGCGCTCCGCCCAGATCGGCCGCCCCTGTCTGCTCGGCTACATCGGCAAGTGCTCGGCGCCCTGTGTCGGGCGGATCTCCCCCGAGGAGCACCACGAACTCGCCGAGGAATTCTGCGACTTCATGGCCGGCCGCACCGGCGCCTACATCCGCCGTCTGGAGCGCGGGATGCAGGAGGCCGCCGAGGAGATGGAGTACGAACGCGCCGCCCGGCTGCGGGACGACATAGGGGCGCTCAAGCGGGCCATGGAGAAGAGCGCGGTGGTGCTGGCCGACGCCACCGACGCCGATCTGATCGCGGTCGCCGAGGACGAACTCGAAGCCGCCGTCCAGATCTTCCACGTCCGCGGCGGCCGGGTGCGCGGCCAGCGCGGCTGGGTGACGGACAAGGTCGAGGCGGTCACGACCAGCGGTCTCGTCGAGCACGCCCTCCAGCAGCTGTACGGCGAGGAGCGGGGCGACGCCGTCCCCAAGGAGGTCCTGGTCCCGGCGCTGCCCGAGCCCGTCGAGCCGATCGCCCAGTGGCTCTCCCAGCGCCGCGGCTCCCAGGTCTCGCTGCGCATCCCGCAGCGCGGCGACAAGAAGGACCTGATGGCCACGGTCGGCCGCAACGCCCAGCAGGCGCTGGGCCTGCACAAGACCAAGCGCGCCTCCGACCTGACCACCCGCTCCCGCGCCCTGGAGGAGATCGCCGGGGCCCTCGGCCTGGACGCGGTGCCGTTGCGCATCGAGTGCTTCGACATCTCCCACCTCCAGGGCGATGACGTCGTCGCCTCGATGGTGGTGTTCGAGGACGGTCTCGCCCGGAAGAGCGAATACCGCCGCTTCCAGATCAAGAGCTTCCAGGGCCAGGACGATGTCCGGTCCATGCACGAGGTCATCGGCCGCCGCTTCAAGCGCTATCTCCAGGAGAAGCAGAAGTCCGGCGAGTGGACGGAGGAGCCGGCCGACGACGCCCGCGTGGACGACAACGGCACCACGGCCGCCACCGTCCCCGCGGGCACGGACGACCTGGAGCCGGACCCGATGGCCGGCCGCCCGACCGACGAGGACGGCCGCCCCAAGCGCTTCGCCTACCCGCCCCAGCTCGTGGTCGTCGACGGCGGCGCACCGCAGGTCGCGGCCGCCCGCCGGGCCCTGGACGAGCTCGGTATCGACGATGTCGCCGTCTGCGGCCTGGCCAAGCGCCTCGAAGAGGTCTGGCTCCCGGAGGAGGACGACCCGGTCGTGCTGCCGCGCAGCAGCGAGGGCCTCTACCTCCTCCAGCGCGTCCGCGACGAGGCGCACCGCTTCGCCATCGCCTACCAGCGCAGCAAGCGCACCAAGCGGCTGAAGTCCTCGCCGCTCGACGCCGTCGCCGGGCTGGGCGCCACCCGCCGCCAGGCACTGCTCAAGCACTTCGGCTCGTTGAAGAAGCTGCGGGCCGCGACGGTCGACGAAATCTGCGAGGTCCCGGGCGTCGGCCGCAAGACCGCGGAGACGGTCGCCGCGGCCCTGGCCGGGGCGGCACCGTCCGCCCCCGCGGTGAACACCGCCACAGGAGAGATCATTGAGGATGACGGGGTCCCACCGGCCGCGTTGTCGGCAGAACGGGGGCAGGAACGATGA
- a CDS encoding sugar porter family MFS transporter produces MPARIKNALIWVFGALGGILWGYDTGVISGAMLFIKNDIALTPLLEGLVVSGLLVGAMLGAGLSGRLSDSWGRRRLILAASGVFILGTLGASFAFDPASLILFRFVIGIGVGIASVVVPLYLTELAPKQLRGGLTSLMQLLVTVGIFVAYVTDYLLADAEAWRWMIGLGVVPAAILALGIITQPESPRWLVGKGRTDEARTVLTRLRGDAGAAGKELAEIERAERTERERSEPLTLRRLLSPRLRPVFVAGMLLVLFQNFVGINTIIYYAPTLLTDIGFGSGGAILANVGIGLLNMLMTLPAMRLIDRKGRKPLLLFGALGMCAAMVLLAVTNLSGLGYGALLSVLTLLGIALYIASFAISWGPVQWVMLPELFPMRIRAAAVSLCVLFNWLFNMIVALVFPSLLHAWGAGINFLFFAGTTLLAFLFVQRLLPETKGRSLEEIEQDLLRGRPARPEAEGSVPVSSGSASH; encoded by the coding sequence GTGCCCGCACGCATCAAGAACGCGCTGATCTGGGTCTTCGGGGCCCTGGGCGGCATCCTGTGGGGCTATGACACCGGGGTCATCTCCGGCGCCATGCTCTTCATCAAGAACGACATCGCCCTCACCCCGCTCCTGGAGGGCCTGGTCGTCTCGGGCCTCCTGGTGGGCGCCATGCTCGGCGCGGGTCTCTCGGGGCGGCTGAGCGACTCCTGGGGGCGACGCCGGCTGATTCTCGCGGCGTCCGGGGTCTTCATCCTCGGCACGCTGGGTGCCTCCTTCGCCTTCGACCCCGCCTCGCTGATCCTCTTCCGGTTCGTGATCGGCATCGGCGTCGGCATCGCCTCCGTCGTCGTCCCGCTCTACCTCACCGAACTCGCCCCCAAGCAGCTGCGCGGCGGGCTGACATCCCTGATGCAACTGCTGGTCACGGTCGGCATCTTCGTCGCGTACGTCACCGACTATCTGCTGGCCGACGCCGAGGCCTGGCGCTGGATGATCGGCCTCGGCGTGGTCCCGGCCGCCATCCTGGCGCTGGGCATCATCACCCAGCCGGAGAGCCCGCGCTGGCTGGTGGGCAAGGGCCGCACCGACGAGGCCCGTACGGTGCTGACCCGGCTGCGTGGCGACGCCGGGGCGGCGGGGAAGGAGCTGGCGGAGATCGAGCGGGCCGAGCGCACCGAGCGGGAGCGGAGCGAGCCGCTGACCCTGCGCCGACTGCTGTCGCCGCGGCTGCGTCCGGTGTTCGTCGCGGGGATGCTGCTGGTCCTCTTCCAGAACTTCGTCGGCATCAACACGATCATCTACTACGCGCCGACCCTGCTCACCGACATCGGCTTCGGCTCGGGCGGCGCGATCCTCGCGAACGTCGGGATCGGCCTGCTCAACATGCTGATGACGCTTCCGGCGATGCGGCTCATCGACCGCAAGGGACGCAAGCCGCTGCTGCTGTTCGGTGCGCTGGGCATGTGCGCGGCGATGGTGCTGCTGGCCGTCACCAACCTCTCCGGGCTCGGCTACGGCGCGCTGCTGTCCGTGCTCACCCTCCTGGGGATCGCGCTCTACATCGCGTCCTTCGCGATCTCCTGGGGGCCGGTGCAGTGGGTGATGCTGCCCGAGCTGTTCCCGATGCGGATCAGGGCGGCCGCGGTCAGCCTGTGTGTGCTCTTCAACTGGCTGTTCAACATGATCGTCGCGCTGGTCTTCCCGTCGCTGCTGCACGCCTGGGGCGCCGGCATCAACTTCCTGTTCTTCGCCGGTACGACCCTGCTGGCGTTCCTCTTCGTGCAGCGGCTGCTGCCGGAGACCAAGGGCCGGAGCCTGGAGGAGATCGAGCAGGACCTGCTGCGGGGGCGTCCGGCCCGGCCGGAAGCGGAAGGATCTGTGCCGGTATCGTCGGGATCCGCCAGCCACTGA
- a CDS encoding LacI family DNA-binding transcriptional regulator: MTTMTDVARRAGVSVATVSHVLNETRPVRPDTRAAVLGAIEDLGYTHNTLARSLVTSRTRSIGLAVSAISNPYFTEILQGVEAGALEAGYSLLLTDPHDDPQHERKVVQLLHERRVDGMIVAPSAEPSEMVEYLARREVPTVFLDRLVGDDHDQVCAESTGPVRQLVGHLAGSGHTRIGLVAGLPGLSTTTERVEGYREGLRACGLPFAPELLAGGNSEAQGAQDATRRLLAVPRPPTAVITANNAMTIGALRALRELGLEVPRDIALACFDDFSWADLFTPRLTAIAQPSKDIGAAAVRLLLERLAEPDRPPRTVRLPCTFVHRTSCGCADPAPATPPAAQERNPTP, encoded by the coding sequence ATGACGACGATGACGGATGTGGCGCGGCGTGCGGGGGTCTCCGTCGCCACGGTCTCGCATGTGCTGAACGAGACCCGTCCGGTCCGCCCCGACACCCGCGCCGCGGTGCTCGGCGCCATCGAGGACCTCGGCTACACGCACAACACCCTGGCCCGCTCCCTGGTCACCTCCCGCACCCGCTCGATCGGCCTGGCGGTCTCGGCGATCAGCAACCCGTACTTCACCGAGATCCTCCAGGGCGTCGAGGCGGGCGCCCTGGAGGCCGGCTACAGCCTGCTGCTCACCGATCCGCACGACGATCCGCAGCACGAGCGCAAGGTCGTCCAGCTGCTGCACGAACGACGCGTGGACGGCATGATCGTGGCGCCGTCCGCGGAACCCTCCGAGATGGTGGAGTACCTGGCCCGCCGAGAGGTGCCCACCGTCTTCCTGGACCGGCTGGTCGGCGACGACCATGACCAGGTGTGCGCCGAGAGCACCGGTCCGGTGCGCCAACTGGTCGGGCATCTGGCCGGCTCGGGGCACACCCGGATCGGCCTGGTGGCCGGTCTGCCCGGGCTGAGCACGACCACCGAGCGGGTCGAGGGCTACCGCGAGGGGCTGCGCGCCTGCGGTCTGCCCTTCGCGCCCGAACTCCTCGCCGGCGGCAACTCCGAGGCACAGGGCGCCCAGGACGCCACCCGCCGTCTGCTGGCCGTGCCGCGGCCGCCCACCGCGGTCATCACCGCCAACAACGCGATGACCATCGGCGCGCTCCGGGCGCTGCGCGAGCTGGGCCTGGAGGTGCCCCGCGATATCGCGCTGGCCTGCTTCGACGACTTTTCGTGGGCCGATCTGTTCACACCCCGGCTGACCGCCATCGCCCAGCCCAGCAAGGACATCGGGGCGGCGGCGGTCCGGCTGCTGCTGGAACGCCTGGCGGAGCCGGACCGGCCTCCACGCACCGTCCGCCTCCCCTGCACGTTTGTGCACCGTACGTCGTGCGGCTGCGCCGACCCCGCCCCGGCCACGCCCCCGGCCGCCCAGGAAAGGAACCCCACCCCGTGA
- a CDS encoding zinc-dependent alcohol dehydrogenase family protein produces MRALVVTAPGKAGSTAVTELPDPVPEPDEVVVRVTSCGLCGTDMHLLGGELPAAAYPLVPGHELTGEIVAVGAAVTGRAVGERVAVDPNMPCGACHCCRIGRGNLCEDYTAIGVTRAGGFAELVAVPARCCYVLPDSLSEAAAGLVEPLSCAVHGLNRLPRRPGEHYLIYGAGTMGLLMAALVRTAGAASVSVVDLNEDRLAFAGSFGVDAAVTSADKLGRTPGFEVVVDATGAVAAIEDGLGRVRRGGTFLQFGVADPARAASFSPYRVYHHEIDIIGSMAVHHSFQPAIDVLAGGLGGAPVDSLVSDVYGLDEFDEAVARFRAGTGRKIHIAPQKG; encoded by the coding sequence ATGCGCGCTCTCGTGGTCACCGCACCGGGCAAGGCGGGCAGCACCGCTGTCACCGAACTGCCCGACCCCGTCCCGGAGCCCGATGAGGTGGTCGTGCGCGTCACGTCCTGCGGGCTGTGCGGCACCGATATGCACCTCCTCGGCGGCGAGCTGCCCGCCGCGGCCTATCCGCTGGTCCCCGGGCACGAGCTGACCGGCGAGATCGTGGCGGTGGGCGCGGCGGTGACCGGCCGGGCGGTCGGGGAGCGGGTCGCCGTCGACCCCAACATGCCGTGCGGCGCCTGCCACTGCTGCCGGATCGGCCGCGGCAATCTCTGCGAGGACTACACCGCGATCGGCGTCACCCGCGCCGGCGGCTTCGCCGAGCTGGTCGCCGTCCCCGCACGATGCTGTTACGTCCTGCCCGACAGCCTCTCGGAGGCCGCGGCGGGACTCGTCGAGCCGCTGTCCTGTGCGGTGCACGGGCTCAACCGGCTGCCGCGCCGGCCCGGCGAGCACTATCTGATCTACGGCGCCGGCACCATGGGCCTGCTGATGGCCGCCCTCGTACGGACCGCGGGCGCGGCCTCGGTGTCCGTCGTCGACCTCAACGAGGACCGGCTGGCGTTCGCCGGGTCCTTCGGCGTCGACGCGGCCGTGACCAGCGCCGACAAGCTCGGCCGTACGCCCGGCTTCGAGGTCGTGGTCGATGCGACCGGTGCCGTGGCGGCCATCGAGGACGGGCTGGGCCGGGTGCGCCGCGGCGGGACGTTCCTCCAGTTCGGCGTCGCCGACCCGGCGCGCGCCGCGTCCTTCTCGCCGTACCGCGTCTACCACCACGAGATCGACATCATCGGCTCGATGGCGGTGCACCACAGCTTCCAGCCCGCCATCGACGTGCTGGCCGGCGGCCTCGGCGGAGCCCCCGTCGACTCGCTGGTCAGCGACGTCTATGGTCTGGACGAGTTCGACGAGGCGGTCGCCCGGTTCCGGGCGGGCACCGGCCGCAAGATCCATATCGCCCCGCAGAAGGGCTGA
- a CDS encoding aminotransferase class V-fold PLP-dependent enzyme — MTAPEGGQAALRKAARRARRLDARDPLAPFLGRFAPVPDGRLFLDSSSLGRLPAATPELLDRVVRDDWGGRLAQGRTQWRALPQRIGDRMAGTVLGARPGEVVAADCTSVNLYKLTVAALDARRGRRTVLVDDDNSPTDRYVVAGVAAEHERALRTVHTHPETGLDMETLRAAVDEDVAVVVLSLVSHRSGALLDMAEVHEIAHAQGALVLWDLSHAVGAVDLQLAATGADMAVAATYKHLMAGPGCPALLYVRRDLQPYAVQPVHGWYGHREQLTGSSRYDPDPTVRRFLTGIPPALSLAAAEPALDLLAEAGMAAVRAKSRALTGFLTELAGAVLEPYGLRPAGPADPERRGAHVTYRHPRAGELVAALAGAGLFVDHLPPDRVRLSPGPLSTRFADVLEAVCRFREVLSASDAAGGAAGPGGRGV, encoded by the coding sequence GTGACGGCCCCGGAGGGCGGGCAGGCCGCCCTGCGCAAGGCCGCCCGACGGGCGCGGCGGCTGGACGCACGGGACCCGCTGGCGCCGTTCCTCGGCCGTTTCGCCCCGGTACCGGACGGCCGGCTGTTCCTCGACAGCAGCTCGCTGGGCCGGCTGCCCGCCGCCACCCCGGAGCTGCTGGACCGGGTGGTGCGCGACGACTGGGGCGGCCGGCTCGCGCAGGGCCGTACGCAGTGGCGGGCCCTGCCGCAGCGGATCGGCGACCGGATGGCGGGGACCGTGCTCGGCGCCCGGCCGGGCGAGGTGGTGGCCGCCGACTGCACCAGCGTCAACCTCTACAAGCTCACGGTCGCCGCACTGGACGCACGCCGCGGGCGACGGACGGTGCTGGTGGACGACGACAACTCCCCCACCGACCGCTATGTCGTGGCCGGGGTCGCCGCCGAGCACGAGCGGGCGCTGCGCACCGTGCACACCCACCCGGAGACCGGGCTCGACATGGAGACGCTGCGGGCGGCGGTGGACGAGGACGTCGCGGTGGTCGTGCTGTCGCTGGTCTCGCACCGCTCCGGGGCGCTGCTCGACATGGCCGAGGTGCACGAGATCGCGCACGCCCAAGGGGCGCTGGTGCTGTGGGACCTCAGCCATGCGGTGGGCGCGGTGGACCTCCAACTGGCCGCCACCGGGGCCGATATGGCGGTCGCCGCGACGTACAAGCATCTGATGGCGGGGCCCGGCTGCCCGGCGCTGCTGTACGTACGGCGGGATCTTCAGCCGTATGCCGTGCAGCCGGTGCACGGCTGGTACGGGCATCGCGAACAGCTCACCGGGTCCTCGCGGTACGACCCCGATCCGACCGTCCGGCGCTTCTTGACCGGCATCCCGCCCGCGCTGTCGCTGGCCGCCGCGGAGCCCGCGCTGGATCTGCTGGCCGAGGCGGGGATGGCCGCGGTACGGGCCAAGAGCCGGGCGCTGACCGGGTTCCTGACGGAGCTGGCCGGGGCCGTGCTGGAGCCGTACGGGCTGCGTCCCGCCGGGCCCGCCGACCCGGAGCGGCGTGGCGCCCACGTCACCTACCGGCATCCGCGGGCCGGGGAGCTGGTGGCGGCGCTCGCCGGGGCGGGCCTGTTCGTGGACCACCTTCCCCCGGACCGGGTGCGCCTCTCCCCCGGGCCGCTGTCGACCCGCTTTGCGGATGTCCTGGAGGCGGTGTGCCGGTTCCGGGAGGTGCTGAGCGCCTCCGACGCGGCGGGTGGGGCCGCCGGCCCCGGCGGGCGGGGGGTGTGA